In Deinococcus aestuarii, a single genomic region encodes these proteins:
- a CDS encoding FecCD family ABC transporter permease: MRRPLIFVLAAALLILALLASLALGASDIHPGRVARLLFAPDDGTDSLVIHTLRLPRTVVAALAGAGLGVSGLLLQGVTRNPLADPGILGVEAGGALAILVMVVFFPGAPAGLFVPAAFLGGALAAALAYGVARRVGVTPLRLALAGVAVASLAGAVTRGLQLLFEERARGALFALSGSVAGRTWEQVAQVAPWLGLGLGLSLLLTPRVNVLALGEDVARSLGARTERDSALVTVLGVLLAAASVSVVGPVGFVGLIVPHAARALMGPDHRLSLPLAALLGAAFLTLADVVARLIDRPAETPVGILAAAAGAPFFVLLARRIGRR, translated from the coding sequence TTGAGACGCCCCCTGATCTTCGTCCTCGCCGCCGCGCTCCTGATCCTGGCCCTCCTCGCCTCGCTGGCCCTGGGCGCGAGCGACATCCACCCGGGCCGGGTCGCCCGCCTCCTGTTCGCGCCCGACGACGGCACGGACAGCCTCGTGATCCACACCCTGCGGCTGCCGCGCACCGTCGTCGCCGCGCTCGCCGGGGCGGGGCTCGGCGTGTCGGGCCTGCTCCTCCAGGGGGTGACGCGCAATCCGCTCGCCGACCCCGGCATCCTGGGGGTGGAGGCGGGCGGGGCGCTCGCCATCCTGGTGATGGTGGTGTTCTTTCCGGGGGCTCCCGCCGGGCTGTTCGTGCCCGCCGCCTTCCTGGGCGGGGCCCTGGCGGCGGCGCTCGCGTACGGGGTGGCGCGGCGGGTGGGCGTCACGCCGCTGCGGCTCGCGCTCGCGGGGGTGGCCGTCGCCAGCCTCGCCGGGGCGGTCACCCGTGGCCTGCAACTGCTGTTCGAGGAGCGGGCCCGGGGAGCGCTGTTCGCCCTCTCCGGCTCGGTGGCGGGCCGGACGTGGGAGCAGGTCGCGCAGGTCGCCCCCTGGCTGGGGCTGGGGCTGGGGCTCTCGCTCCTCCTCACCCCGCGGGTGAACGTGCTCGCCCTCGGGGAGGACGTGGCCCGGAGCCTGGGCGCGCGCACCGAGCGCGACTCGGCCCTTGTGACGGTCCTCGGGGTGCTCCTCGCGGCGGCGTCGGTCAGCGTGGTCGGGCCGGTGGGCTTCGTCGGGCTGATCGTTCCCCACGCGGCCCGCGCCCTGATGGGACCGGACCACCGCCTCAGCCTGCCCCTCGCGGCCCTGCTGGGGGCGGCCTTCCTGACCCTGGCCGACGTCGTGGCCCGCCTGATCGACCGCCCCGCCGAGACGCCCGTCGGCATCCTCGCCGCCGCCGCCGGGGCCCCCTTCTTCGTCCTGCTCGCGCGGCGGATCGGCCGCCGGTAA
- a CDS encoding GAF domain-containing protein produces the protein MDAGLAFEQTHNLLIPWTSGRPVYQDLYDQGTDHLGDLALGVGATATLPLTVGHERAGVLAVVLSRPHVWSATDRAVLETTARQLGLALEGSRAQRELGRTQHYLKVAVENAPLLLFATDARGVFALSEGRLLDTLDLKPGQAVGHAATTLFAHEPNLREGRRLGQALAGEETHDLMHFASRGVTLETWFTPVKNAAGEVTEVVGVSLGVHHVLPVHAAQRRPPC, from the coding sequence GTGGACGCCGGGCTCGCCTTCGAGCAGACACACAACCTGCTGATCCCCTGGACCAGCGGGCGGCCCGTCTACCAGGACCTCTACGACCAGGGCACCGACCACCTCGGCGACCTGGCGTTGGGGGTGGGGGCCACGGCCACGCTGCCGCTGACGGTCGGGCACGAGCGGGCGGGCGTGCTCGCAGTGGTCTTGTCGCGGCCCCACGTCTGGTCGGCCACCGACCGGGCGGTGCTGGAGACGACCGCGCGCCAACTGGGCCTGGCGCTGGAGGGGTCGCGGGCGCAGCGCGAACTGGGCCGAACCCAGCACTACCTCAAGGTAGCCGTGGAGAACGCGCCCCTCCTGCTGTTCGCCACCGACGCGCGGGGTGTGTTCGCCCTGTCCGAGGGCCGGCTCTTGGACACTCTGGATCTGAAACCCGGTCAGGCCGTCGGGCACGCGGCCACAACCCTGTTCGCCCACGAGCCGAATCTCCGCGAGGGGCGGCGGCTGGGCCAGGCCCTCGCCGGTGAGGAGACGCACGACCTGATGCACTTCGCGTCCCGGGGCGTGACGCTGGAGACGTGGTTCACCCCGGTCAAGAACGCTGCGGGTGAGGTGACCGAGGTGGTGGGCGTGTCGCTGGGAGTTCACCACGTCCTGCCCGTCCACGCCGCCCAGCGGAGACCGCCCTGCTGA
- a CDS encoding YqhA family protein: protein MTSRRSETPDQGGRPPTPFSRFIGQSRFIVLLAVISVLLVAAALFLIGVIQALTGIVNAAAAVADLQFNAANLTLVFLEIVSTMLKAVVFYIIGVGLYSLFIAPLNLTVSLGIETLNDLEDKIVSVVIVILGVTFLEHFVRWEDPLETLQFGAALAVVVAALVFFQRHSHQAKEAQQQKSPDVTARAKKELFEEDTEQHVISQDEVEGRTQSSGG, encoded by the coding sequence ATGACCTCACGCCGTTCCGAGACCCCCGACCAGGGGGGCCGTCCTCCCACCCCCTTCAGCCGCTTCATCGGGCAGTCGCGCTTCATCGTGCTGCTGGCCGTGATCTCCGTACTGCTCGTCGCCGCCGCCCTCTTCCTGATCGGCGTCATCCAGGCCCTCACCGGCATCGTCAACGCCGCCGCCGCCGTCGCCGACTTGCAGTTCAACGCCGCCAACCTCACCCTCGTCTTTCTGGAGATCGTCAGCACCATGCTCAAGGCGGTCGTGTTCTACATCATCGGCGTCGGGCTCTACAGCCTCTTCATCGCGCCCCTCAACCTCACCGTCAGCCTGGGCATCGAGACCCTCAACGACCTCGAGGACAAGATCGTCAGCGTGGTCATCGTCATCCTGGGCGTGACCTTTCTGGAGCACTTCGTCCGCTGGGAGGACCCGCTGGAGACCTTGCAGTTCGGCGCGGCGCTGGCGGTGGTGGTGGCGGCGCTGGTGTTCTTCCAGCGGCACAGCCACCAGGCCAAGGAGGCGCAGCAGCAGAAGAGCCCGGACGTGACGGCGCGCGCCAAGAAGGAACTGTTCGAGGAAGACACCGAGCAGCACGTCATCAGCCAGGACGAGGTGGAGGGGCGGACCCAGAGCAGCGGCGGGTGA
- a CDS encoding ABC transporter substrate-binding protein, with product MKAFLLSLVTLSLAAASAQPLTLRHDEGTGTVQVTRDPKRLVVLDEQALDFIYALGLGDRVVGLGSAVIGSAGLTAGGYLRPEVLKTGYLARGRLNNPRFVGTWTAPNLETILSLKPDLIVRSTWEGNQHYANLNKIAPTVGYREDASGFWQGSLRDLARVFGRQVQAERVIKQVSDVNRANARKLAAAGVFRKYPKVVVISPFTGGSTWLYNEVRLIDDLRALGFRDGLKAPSTTLGVGVQISDEALLGLDKQTLVVIMPPAGQYNGGEAFLKSAVGQRLRGQSVIYNLEASSPWSGPLVSMRNSNDVTRLILEAVK from the coding sequence ATGAAGGCCTTCCTGCTCTCCCTCGTCACCCTGTCGCTCGCCGCCGCCTCGGCGCAGCCCCTCACCCTCCGGCACGACGAGGGGACGGGCACCGTGCAGGTGACGCGCGATCCCAAACGCCTCGTCGTGCTCGACGAGCAGGCGCTCGATTTCATCTATGCCCTGGGGCTGGGTGACCGCGTGGTGGGGCTGGGCAGCGCGGTCATAGGGTCTGCCGGGCTCACGGCGGGCGGATACCTGAGACCCGAGGTCCTGAAGACCGGCTACCTGGCGCGCGGCAGGCTGAACAACCCCCGCTTCGTGGGGACCTGGACGGCGCCCAACCTGGAGACCATCCTGTCGCTGAAGCCCGACCTGATCGTGCGCTCGACCTGGGAGGGCAACCAGCACTACGCCAACCTCAACAAGATCGCCCCGACCGTCGGCTACCGCGAGGACGCCTCCGGCTTCTGGCAGGGGAGCCTGCGCGACCTCGCCCGCGTCTTCGGGCGGCAGGTGCAGGCTGAGCGGGTGATCAAGCAGGTCTCGGACGTGAACCGCGCCAACGCCCGCAAGCTGGCGGCGGCGGGCGTCTTCCGGAAATACCCCAAGGTCGTGGTGATCTCGCCCTTCACGGGGGGCAGCACGTGGCTGTACAACGAGGTCCGCCTCATCGACGACCTGCGCGCCCTGGGGTTCAGGGACGGCCTCAAGGCCCCCTCCACCACCCTGGGTGTCGGCGTCCAGATCAGCGACGAGGCGCTGCTGGGGCTCGACAAGCAGACGCTGGTGGTCATCATGCCGCCCGCCGGGCAGTACAACGGCGGCGAAGCCTTCCTGAAGTCGGCGGTCGGGCAGCGGCTCAGGGGCCAGAGCGTGATCTACAACCTGGAGGCGAGCAGCCCGTGGTCGGGTCCCCTGGTCTCCATGCGCAACAGCAACGACGTGACCCGGCTGATTCTGGAGGCGGTGAAGTGA
- a CDS encoding ABC transporter substrate-binding protein gives MRTKPLLLTALTLGTAAAAAVTVNHERGTLSLDRPAGRVVALEYSFVDTLLALGVRPVGAALGTGGGDRGTPPYLRGRVGGVTVTGSRAQPSFETMAAARPDLILADAFVHGSVYPQLSRLAPTAAFQSRRGSLDDLNAQTLAIGRLVGREAAARQLLADQKSLLAKAKVLARKGAPPFVAAVATPGSLTVHTSGSFGGSFLEDLGRKNQVAVQGGQTQYEISLEGLVALNPQTLVLFTAPDEQPITETWRTSPLWQKLPAVQRGRVYGFDRDNWTRGRGPIALKRMVAETIQSRLLQDAAPPTEFRSR, from the coding sequence ATGCGAACAAAGCCGCTGCTCCTCACTGCCCTCACCCTCGGCACCGCGGCCGCCGCCGCTGTCACCGTCAACCACGAGCGGGGGACGCTGAGCCTCGACCGCCCTGCCGGCCGGGTCGTCGCGCTCGAATACTCGTTCGTGGACACCCTGCTCGCGCTCGGCGTGAGGCCCGTCGGCGCGGCGCTGGGCACCGGGGGCGGGGACCGCGGGACGCCGCCCTACCTGCGGGGCCGCGTGGGGGGCGTCACCGTCACGGGCAGCCGCGCCCAGCCCAGCTTCGAGACGATGGCCGCCGCCCGCCCCGACCTGATCCTCGCCGACGCCTTCGTCCACGGCAGCGTGTACCCGCAACTTTCCAGGCTCGCGCCCACCGCCGCCTTCCAGAGCCGCCGGGGCAGCCTCGACGACCTGAACGCCCAGACCCTCGCCATCGGTCGCCTCGTCGGGCGCGAGGCGGCGGCGCGGCAGCTCCTCGCGGACCAGAAAAGCCTCCTGGCGAAGGCGAAAGTGCTCGCCCGCAAGGGTGCGCCCCCCTTCGTCGCGGCGGTCGCCACGCCCGGCAGCCTGACCGTCCACACGAGCGGGAGCTTCGGGGGCAGCTTTCTGGAGGACCTGGGGCGCAAGAACCAAGTCGCCGTGCAGGGCGGGCAGACCCAGTACGAGATTTCGCTGGAGGGCCTCGTCGCCCTGAACCCGCAGACCCTCGTGCTGTTCACCGCGCCGGACGAGCAGCCCATCACCGAGACGTGGAGGACGAGCCCCCTGTGGCAAAAGCTCCCGGCGGTGCAGCGGGGCCGGGTCTACGGGTTCGACCGCGACAACTGGACCCGCGGGCGCGGCCCCATCGCCCTGAAGCGGATGGTGGCCGAGACGATCCAGAGCCGCCTCCTTCAGGACGCCGCGCCGCCCACGGAGTTCCGGTCCCGGTGA
- a CDS encoding sucrase ferredoxin — protein sequence MRTPHARLPLCADASRAAGEDPIGTAPHWQEVTVLELDVPVWAALRNVEAWTAEQRGLFEALRGKVEASGAGFGLLMAAPERPGQPLRVRHYVRGAGGFTRRDYVSGLPQTEWARGLSATLLHPERLRGGEWAEVPAPTGPDHHVCTHGTVDAACGKYGVPVHHALRGEGQRAWRTGHFGGHRFAATAVELPSGLLWAHLTPELAVRVARREVHPAQVRGHLRGFAGLPAPAQVLDRELLARHGWDWLSAERAARVEPGGEGAVRVTLSFVWKGARGSASALIREAEPLRLPGSSHKADLGAVRQYAVPDVWVADGEPSPA from the coding sequence GTGAGGACGCCCCACGCCCGCCTCCCCCTGTGCGCCGACGCCTCCCGCGCCGCCGGGGAAGACCCCATCGGCACCGCCCCCCACTGGCAGGAGGTGACGGTCCTCGAACTGGACGTGCCCGTGTGGGCGGCCCTGCGCAATGTGGAGGCGTGGACCGCCGAGCAGCGCGGCCTGTTCGAGGCGCTGCGCGGCAAGGTCGAGGCGAGCGGCGCGGGCTTCGGCCTGCTGATGGCGGCGCCGGAACGTCCGGGGCAACCGTTGCGCGTCAGACACTACGTCCGGGGGGCGGGCGGCTTCACCCGCCGCGACTACGTGTCCGGCCTTCCCCAGACCGAGTGGGCGCGCGGCCTGAGCGCCACCCTCCTGCACCCCGAACGGCTCCGGGGGGGCGAGTGGGCCGAGGTGCCCGCCCCGACTGGCCCCGACCATCACGTCTGCACCCACGGAACGGTGGACGCCGCCTGCGGGAAGTACGGCGTGCCTGTCCACCACGCCCTGCGCGGGGAGGGGCAGCGCGCGTGGCGAACCGGGCACTTCGGGGGCCACCGCTTCGCCGCGACCGCCGTGGAGTTGCCGTCCGGGCTGCTGTGGGCGCACCTGACGCCGGAACTGGCGGTCCGGGTCGCGCGGCGGGAGGTTCACCCGGCGCAGGTGCGGGGGCATCTGCGCGGCTTCGCGGGCCTGCCCGCCCCCGCGCAGGTGCTCGACCGGGAACTCCTCGCGCGGCACGGCTGGGACTGGCTCAGCGCCGAGCGCGCGGCCCGGGTGGAGCCTGGGGGGGAGGGGGCCGTCCGGGTCACCCTGTCCTTTGTCTGGAAGGGCGCACGGGGGAGTGCCAGCGCCCTGATCCGGGAGGCCGAACCGCTGCGTCTGCCGGGGTCCAGCCACAAGGCCGATCTGGGCGCGGTGCGGCAGTACGCCGTTCCCGACGTGTGGGTCGCCGACGGAGAGCCGAGCCCCGCTTGA
- a CDS encoding GAF domain-containing protein, with the protein MTSPPEVVEVLTAGVPLDAPSYAEAVETREVVFVPGWEAEREGVARTEAYGAGAFSPCFVGDAPRGLLAMGTQRAGDWSAREQAVFRSVGRSLTLALERVEAARRLTAQNAGLDARTRALEAFAELSRDLSLQGDPHALIRRAGEVALSLLPGGSVLLYEPARDRWRAAVQVGAPSTPPFRRRWTPGSPSSRHTTC; encoded by the coding sequence ATGACTTCGCCCCCCGAGGTGGTCGAGGTCTTGACGGCGGGCGTCCCGTTGGACGCCCCGAGTTACGCCGAGGCCGTGGAGACGAGGGAGGTGGTGTTCGTTCCCGGCTGGGAGGCGGAGCGCGAGGGGGTGGCCCGGACCGAGGCCTACGGGGCGGGAGCGTTTTCCCCCTGCTTCGTGGGAGACGCGCCGCGGGGCCTGCTGGCGATGGGCACCCAACGGGCCGGGGACTGGTCGGCGCGCGAACAGGCGGTGTTCCGCTCGGTGGGCCGCAGCCTGACCCTGGCGCTGGAGCGGGTGGAGGCGGCCCGGCGGCTCACGGCGCAAAACGCCGGGCTCGACGCCCGCACCCGGGCGCTGGAGGCCTTTGCGGAGTTGAGCCGTGATCTGTCCCTCCAGGGTGATCCCCACGCCCTGATCCGGCGGGCCGGGGAGGTGGCCCTGTCCCTGCTGCCCGGGGGCAGCGTGCTGCTCTACGAGCCCGCGCGTGACCGCTGGCGGGCCGCGGTGCAGGTCGGCGCCCCCTCGACCCCGCCCTTCAGGCGGCGGTGGACGCCGGGCTCGCCTTCGAGCAGACACACAACCTGCTGA
- a CDS encoding DUF4158 domain-containing protein, with the protein MAAHSTPLTRAQREPFTRVPSLDERILSRSSLLREDDLRLVRERRRDFDKLGYAVWLTVLRHLGRALRPGETPPEVVPASLAAQLRADPGRDAGVTPAGPLLANSREGAASAC; encoded by the coding sequence ATGGCCGCTCACTCAACCCCGCTCACCCGGGCCCAGCGCGAGCCATTCACGCGCGTTCCTTCCCTCGACGAACGCATCCTCTCCCGCTCCTCCCTGCTGAGGGAAGACGATCTGCGCTTGGTGCGGGAGCGGAGACGGGATTTCGACAAGCTCGGGTATGCCGTCTGGCTCACCGTGTTGCGCCATCTCGGGCGTGCGCTGCGTCCCGGCGAAACACCGCCCGAGGTCGTCCCGGCTTCCCTCGCCGCACAACTGCGGGCAGACCCCGGGCGCGATGCAGGGGTGACGCCCGCAGGGCCTTTGTTGGCGAATTCCCGGGAAGGCGCAGCGAGCGCGTGTTGA
- a CDS encoding MATE family efflux transporter encodes MTRASGVERLGTESVGKLLLEFSSQTTFSLLVYAIYTVTDTYFLSVGVGPLAAAGASIIAPVLIALGAVSTTVGAGGASVVSRALGERHVERASRTVAMTFLIFWVAALTISVLGTLFIGPIVHLLGATQSIAPYAVEYGRIIFLGAITSTGFSAIIRADGNARFSTAIWIVPVTVNLVLCWLFIMVLGMGAAGAALATVAGQTVSAGMGIYFFFFRKNRSYEIKASYFRPNGPIIAEVLLIGLPSFARNLSVSLAAIITNNLLRQMGGDGALSVYAIVGRLYAGLLTPQTGIVQGVQPVVGYNFGQRKLERVREAVRLSLTATIVYGALVCGLCLLIPAALIALLSKESTVIAQGQTALRLLALAAPLAGVALVTAASFQAVGRAREALLLTLGGIVLVKVPVLLLAAHLFSLTGIWAAEASSELVLCLVSWLLLGRVLAQTGSPRLEEQGREHPSSSWRKRSE; translated from the coding sequence ATGACGCGGGCGTCCGGGGTCGAACGGCTGGGGACCGAGAGCGTCGGGAAGCTGCTGCTGGAATTCTCGTCGCAGACGACCTTCTCGCTGCTGGTCTACGCCATCTACACCGTCACGGACACCTACTTCCTCTCCGTGGGGGTGGGTCCGCTGGCGGCGGCGGGCGCCTCGATCATCGCGCCGGTCCTGATCGCCCTGGGCGCGGTGTCCACGACGGTGGGGGCCGGGGGCGCCTCGGTGGTGTCCAGGGCCTTGGGTGAGCGGCATGTGGAGCGGGCCTCCCGGACCGTGGCGATGACCTTCCTGATTTTCTGGGTGGCGGCCCTCACCATCAGCGTCCTCGGCACGCTCTTCATCGGGCCCATCGTCCACCTGCTCGGGGCCACCCAGAGCATCGCCCCCTACGCCGTCGAGTACGGCCGCATCATCTTCCTGGGGGCCATCACGAGCACCGGCTTCTCGGCCATCATCCGGGCGGATGGGAACGCGCGGTTCTCCACGGCCATCTGGATCGTTCCGGTCACCGTCAACCTGGTGCTGTGCTGGCTGTTCATCATGGTGCTGGGGATGGGTGCCGCAGGGGCAGCCCTGGCGACCGTCGCCGGTCAGACGGTCTCGGCGGGCATGGGCATCTACTTCTTCTTTTTCAGGAAGAACCGTTCCTACGAGATCAAGGCTTCGTATTTCAGACCGAACGGGCCGATCATCGCCGAGGTGCTCTTGATCGGCCTGCCCTCGTTCGCCAGGAACCTGAGCGTCAGTCTGGCGGCGATCATCACCAACAACCTCCTGAGGCAGATGGGTGGGGACGGCGCCCTGAGCGTGTATGCGATTGTGGGCAGACTCTATGCCGGGTTGCTGACGCCGCAGACGGGCATCGTGCAGGGGGTGCAGCCGGTGGTGGGGTACAACTTCGGCCAGCGCAAACTCGAGCGGGTGCGAGAAGCGGTCCGGCTTTCGCTGACGGCCACCATCGTCTATGGGGCGCTGGTCTGCGGGCTGTGCCTGCTGATCCCGGCCGCCCTGATCGCCCTGCTGTCCAAGGAGAGCACGGTGATCGCGCAAGGGCAGACGGCCCTGCGGCTGCTGGCGCTGGCGGCTCCCCTGGCGGGCGTGGCCCTGGTGACGGCGGCCTCGTTTCAAGCGGTGGGACGGGCCAGGGAGGCGCTGCTGCTGACGCTGGGCGGCATCGTCCTGGTCAAGGTGCCGGTGCTGCTGCTGGCCGCCCACCTGTTCTCCCTGACGGGCATCTGGGCAGCAGAGGCGAGTTCGGAACTGGTGCTGTGCTTGGTCTCCTGGCTGCTGCTGGGGAGAGTCCTCGCCCAGACCGGGAGCCCCCGGCTGGAGGAACAGGGGAGGGAGCACCCGTCTTCAAGCTGGAGGAAACGGTCGGAGTGA
- a CDS encoding DUF4397 domain-containing protein — protein sequence MNKLVKTALIPTAFALTLTGVLGTALAQTTPPRPNVLFLADTGRPGAVDVYVDGAQVKAGVQATGRPSPLFLTPGAHEITVKTSLSGEVLATATLNVAPNSLNAVSLQNSSNVPGVHATDYTLALASGGTAVRNLVQSD from the coding sequence ATGAACAAGCTCGTCAAGACCGCCCTGATCCCCACCGCCTTCGCCCTGACGCTGACCGGCGTGCTCGGCACCGCCCTCGCCCAGACCACCCCGCCCCGCCCCAACGTCCTCTTTCTGGCCGACACCGGCCGTCCGGGCGCGGTCGACGTGTACGTGGACGGCGCGCAGGTCAAGGCGGGAGTGCAGGCGACGGGCCGTCCCAGCCCCCTGTTCCTGACCCCCGGCGCGCACGAGATCACCGTGAAGACCAGCCTGAGCGGCGAGGTGCTCGCCACGGCCACCCTGAACGTGGCGCCCAACAGCCTCAACGCGGTGAGCCTCCAGAACAGCTCGAACGTGCCGGGTGTCCACGCGACGGACTACACCCTCGCCCTCGCCAGCGGCGGCACCGCCGTGAGGAATCTGGTGCAGAGCGATTGA
- a CDS encoding iron-siderophore ABC transporter substrate-binding protein, translating to MRRLGLAALAAVLGPSGPALAQTPSCAGKLVSHALGQTCVRGVPRRVVTLEWTYTENVLALGVQPVGAADTGGYREWVRIPAPLSAGVPDVGTRQQPSLERIRALRPDLILTSKLRATQNYAQLAAIAPTLAFDTYAPGSPYGEMRATFTIIGDVLGRPNTARQVLGNLDARLARVRGDLRAAGRAGETFVFAQAFTARGGTPTMRLFTNNSLVSEVLEKVGLVNAWNAPAQGYGFSELGLEGLAALRPRNFLYVIQQEDNVFAAPATAPLWQGLPFVREGRAYALDERTWTFGGPLSALELASGVRQRMLGRPTP from the coding sequence GTGAGGAGGCTGGGGCTCGCCGCCCTCGCGGCCGTGCTGGGGCCCAGCGGCCCCGCCCTCGCCCAGACGCCCTCCTGTGCCGGGAAGCTCGTCTCCCACGCGCTCGGGCAGACCTGCGTCAGGGGCGTGCCCAGGCGTGTGGTGACGCTGGAGTGGACGTACACCGAAAACGTCCTCGCGCTCGGGGTGCAGCCCGTCGGCGCGGCGGACACCGGCGGGTATAGGGAGTGGGTCAGGATTCCCGCGCCCCTGTCCGCGGGCGTGCCCGACGTGGGCACCCGGCAGCAGCCCAGCCTGGAGCGGATTCGCGCGCTGAGGCCCGACCTGATCCTCACCTCCAAGCTGCGCGCGACCCAGAACTACGCCCAGCTCGCGGCCATCGCGCCCACCCTCGCTTTCGACACTTACGCGCCGGGCTCCCCGTACGGCGAGATGCGCGCCACCTTCACGATCATCGGGGACGTTCTCGGGCGCCCGAACACGGCGCGGCAGGTGCTCGGCAACCTCGACGCCCGCCTCGCCCGGGTGCGGGGGGACCTGCGGGCCGCCGGGAGGGCGGGGGAGACCTTTGTCTTCGCCCAGGCCTTCACGGCCCGGGGCGGCACGCCGACCATGCGCCTCTTCACGAACAACAGCCTGGTGAGCGAGGTGCTGGAGAAAGTCGGTCTGGTCAACGCCTGGAACGCACCCGCGCAGGGCTACGGCTTTTCCGAACTCGGGCTGGAGGGGCTGGCCGCGCTGAGGCCGAGGAACTTCCTCTACGTGATTCAGCAAGAAGACAACGTGTTCGCCGCGCCCGCCACCGCGCCTCTGTGGCAGGGCCTCCCCTTCGTGCGGGAGGGGCGGGCCTACGCGCTCGACGAACGCACCTGGACCTTCGGCGGGCCGCTCTCGGCGCTCGAACTGGCGAGCGGGGTCCGCCAGAGGATGCTGGGCCGCCCCACGCCGTGA
- a CDS encoding FecCD family ABC transporter permease gives MTASPYTARRALLVGLLLAGLTGLASVLALGFGAVRTPAADVLRVLAGGGDDLTRQLVLGLRVPRVLVSLLCGAMFAASGAIMQGVIRNPLASPDLIGVGAGAGLAVTLFLLAWPGAPVGGLPWAALAGAWAGFGLVLLLAREWRGAGLNNLHPVRLALVGVAVAAALGAWQQLVLVRAPDGLGTALSFLTGTVYGADTERVARVLPWALVLLPAALLLSRTLDVLNLGEDLATSLGTRVSAARLLCLGVGVALAGAAVTGAGILGFVGLLAPHLARLLVGGRHGRLVPVSVLVGALLVLAADTLGRTLLPPVEVPAGIFTTLVGAPYFLYLLRRSA, from the coding sequence GTGACCGCCAGCCCCTACACCGCGCGCCGGGCCCTCCTCGTCGGCCTGCTCCTCGCGGGGCTGACCGGGCTCGCCTCGGTCCTGGCCCTGGGGTTCGGCGCGGTCCGGACGCCCGCCGCCGACGTGCTGCGGGTGCTGGCGGGCGGGGGAGACGACCTGACCCGGCAACTCGTCCTGGGGCTGCGGGTGCCGCGCGTGCTCGTCTCCCTGCTGTGCGGGGCGATGTTCGCGGCGTCGGGGGCGATCATGCAGGGGGTGATCCGCAACCCGCTCGCCTCGCCGGACCTGATCGGGGTGGGCGCGGGGGCGGGGCTGGCGGTCACGCTGTTCCTGCTCGCGTGGCCGGGGGCCCCGGTCGGCGGGCTGCCCTGGGCCGCGCTCGCGGGCGCGTGGGCGGGCTTCGGGCTGGTGCTCCTCCTCGCGCGGGAGTGGCGGGGGGCGGGGCTGAACAACCTCCACCCCGTGCGGCTCGCGCTCGTCGGCGTGGCAGTGGCGGCGGCACTAGGGGCGTGGCAGCAACTCGTCCTCGTGCGCGCCCCGGACGGGCTGGGCACCGCCCTCTCGTTCCTGACGGGCACGGTGTACGGGGCGGACACCGAGCGGGTGGCGCGGGTGCTGCCCTGGGCGCTGGTGCTGCTGCCCGCCGCCCTGCTGCTCTCGCGGACGCTCGACGTGCTCAACCTCGGGGAAGACCTCGCCACCAGCCTCGGCACGCGGGTCAGCGCCGCGCGGCTGCTGTGCCTGGGGGTGGGGGTCGCGCTCGCCGGGGCCGCCGTGACGGGGGCGGGCATCCTGGGCTTCGTGGGATTGCTCGCGCCCCACCTCGCGCGGCTGCTCGTGGGGGGGCGGCACGGGCGGCTGGTGCCCGTCTCCGTGCTCGTCGGCGCCCTGCTCGTGCTCGCCGCCGATACCCTGGGGCGCACCCTGCTGCCTCCGGTCGAGGTCCCGGCGGGCATCTTCACGACGCTCGTGGGGGCGCCATACTTCCTCTATCTGCTGAGGCGCAGCGCATGA